CGTCCGGACGTGATTGCCGCGGCCCATACCCATTCCACTTACGGCAAAGCCTTTTCAGCTCTGGGTGTTCCCCTGTTGCCGCTGACACAGGATTCCTGCGCCTTTTACGAAGACCATGCCGTTTTCGATCCTTTTTCGGGAGTGGTTCTGGAAGACAGTGAGGGAGATCGTCTGGCCGAGACGCTGGGCGACCGGAGTGCGCTCATTCTCCAGAATCATGGCCTGTTGACAGTCGGCCATTCCGTGGAAACAGCCGCATGGCGTTTCATCTCCATGGACAATGCGGCTCATGCCCAGCTCCTCGCGCAGGCAGCGGGACCGCTGAAGCCGATTTCTCCTGAGATTGCCCGCAAGACGGCCGCGCAGGTCGGCACGGAGCAGGGAGGGTATTTCTCGTTTCAGCCTCTGTGGGACTGGATCGTAGCGCAGGAACCCGATCTTCTCGACTAATGTCCCCACGACAGGAGTGGCTTATGACCACGATTTCTTCTCTTCGTGATTTCATCGTTGATTTCACGAAACTGCACGATGCAGATATTGGCGCGCAGAGACTCCAGACAGAAGGCGCGAAGCTCCTCCACAGGCTGGTCTCCCATGACGACTGGCTGCCTGACGAGTTCGCTCAGCCCAATCCGGAACGATACAGCCAGTATCTCCTGCATTGCGATCCGCTGGAGCGCTTTTCAGTCGTCAGCTTTGTCTGGGGACCGGGTCAGAAAACCCCCCTGCACGATCATCGTGTATGGGGTCTGATCGGCATGCTGCGTGGGCGTGAGAGCGAGACACAGTACGTGCGCGACGAAACAGGTCACTTCCACGCCACGGAGACAACCTTTCTGGAACCGGGCGAAGTGGCGACTCTTGCTCCGGGTATCAATGACTATCACCTTGTGGCCAATGCGCTT
The Acetobacter aceti genome window above contains:
- a CDS encoding cysteine dioxygenase, giving the protein MTTISSLRDFIVDFTKLHDADIGAQRLQTEGAKLLHRLVSHDDWLPDEFAQPNPERYSQYLLHCDPLERFSVVSFVWGPGQKTPLHDHRVWGLIGMLRGRESETQYVRDETGHFHATETTFLEPGEVATLAPGINDYHLVANALEAETSISIHVYGANIGGVSRATYDPETGTEKTFISGYSSEETPNLWDRSRERQAA
- a CDS encoding class II aldolase/adducin family protein, giving the protein MNAISPVTAPKARTFRLEPRPPAASHEEERLHRKQRLAATFRLFGRYGFDQGLAGHVTARDPEFPDQYWINPLGVHFSQIRTSSLQLVDHEGNILIGNRPINTAGFTIHSALHRARPDVIAAAHTHSTYGKAFSALGVPLLPLTQDSCAFYEDHAVFDPFSGVVLEDSEGDRLAETLGDRSALILQNHGLLTVGHSVETAAWRFISMDNAAHAQLLAQAAGPLKPISPEIARKTAAQVGTEQGGYFSFQPLWDWIVAQEPDLLD